The following are encoded together in the Nodosilinea sp. PGN35 genome:
- the hemE gene encoding uroporphyrinogen decarboxylase: MTAVNQVPLLLRAARHEVLERPPVWMMRQAGRYMKVYRDLRDRYPSFRDRSENADLAIEISLQPWRAFRPDGVIMFSDILTPLPGMGIPFDIVESKGPIIDPPIRTQAQIDAVHELDPETALPYIRTILQTLRSEVGNDAAVLGFVGSPWTLAAYAVEGKTSKSYTNIKGMAFSEPAMLHQLLGKLADNIAAYVRYQIDCGAQVVQLFDSWAGQLSPMDYRTFALPYQQRVVQQVKQTHPDTPLILYISGSAGVFDLMGESGVDIVSVDWTMDMAEARRRLGPSVGVQGNIDPAILFGSQDLIRDRILDTIKKAGNRGHILNLGHGILPGTPEANAAYFFETAKNIDKLLATV; encoded by the coding sequence ATGACCGCAGTGAACCAGGTACCTTTGTTGCTCCGCGCCGCCCGCCACGAGGTGCTGGAGCGTCCGCCGGTATGGATGATGCGCCAGGCTGGCCGCTACATGAAGGTGTACCGCGACCTGCGCGATCGGTATCCGTCCTTTCGCGATCGCTCCGAAAATGCCGATCTGGCGATCGAAATCTCGCTTCAGCCCTGGCGCGCCTTTCGCCCCGACGGGGTAATCATGTTCTCCGACATTCTCACCCCGCTGCCGGGCATGGGCATTCCCTTCGACATTGTCGAGAGCAAGGGGCCAATCATCGACCCGCCCATTCGCACCCAGGCCCAGATCGACGCGGTACACGAGCTCGACCCCGAGACGGCGCTGCCCTACATTCGCACCATTCTGCAAACCCTGCGCAGCGAAGTGGGCAACGATGCCGCCGTGCTGGGCTTTGTGGGTTCCCCCTGGACTCTGGCCGCCTACGCCGTGGAGGGCAAGACCTCGAAGAGCTACACCAACATCAAAGGTATGGCGTTCAGCGAACCCGCCATGCTGCACCAGCTGCTGGGCAAGCTGGCCGACAACATCGCCGCCTACGTGCGCTACCAGATCGACTGCGGGGCCCAGGTGGTGCAGCTGTTTGACTCCTGGGCTGGGCAGCTCAGCCCCATGGACTACCGCACCTTTGCGCTGCCCTACCAGCAGCGGGTGGTGCAGCAGGTGAAGCAGACCCACCCCGATACCCCGCTAATTCTCTACATCAGCGGCAGCGCTGGGGTGTTTGACCTGATGGGTGAGTCGGGCGTTGACATTGTCAGCGTGGACTGGACGATGGATATGGCCGAAGCCCGCCGCCGCCTCGGCCCCAGCGTTGGGGTGCAGGGCAACATTGACCCGGCGATTTTGTTTGGCTCTCAAGATTTGATTCGCGATCGCATTCTCGACACCATTAAAAAGGCAGGCAATCGCGGCCACATTCTCAACCTGGGCCACGGCATTTTGCCCGGCACCCCCGAGGCCAACGCCGCCTACTTCTTTGAAACCGCCAAAAACATCGACAAGCTGCTGGCGACTGTGTAG
- a CDS encoding phycobiliprotein lyase, with product MDIVNFFETLAGKWFSQRTIHNLASQSSQAGESNLLIEFLPATDADLTNACAPLGHDSSPIACGLRIHQDSQLDGESTKVQSTALMVVMAPNEAGEGVLVQAAGSAPALQGSYRVDNDVLTIVTPTASGQLEERLWFANPNLRMRTSVLKAGDAVQMASFCSEIRMGMAKAAS from the coding sequence ATGGACATTGTGAACTTTTTTGAAACCCTGGCCGGCAAGTGGTTTTCCCAACGCACCATCCACAACCTGGCCAGCCAGAGTTCCCAGGCGGGGGAATCTAATCTGCTGATTGAATTTTTGCCCGCCACCGATGCCGACCTGACCAACGCCTGTGCGCCCCTGGGCCATGACTCCAGCCCCATTGCCTGCGGCCTGCGAATTCACCAGGACAGCCAGCTCGACGGGGAGAGCACAAAGGTGCAAAGCACGGCCCTGATGGTAGTCATGGCTCCCAACGAAGCGGGAGAAGGGGTACTGGTGCAGGCGGCGGGGTCAGCGCCCGCCCTCCAGGGCAGCTACCGGGTTGACAATGATGTGCTCACCATTGTCACCCCCACCGCCTCAGGGCAGCTAGAGGAACGCCTGTGGTTTGCCAACCCCAACCTCCGCATGCGCACCAGCGTGCTCAAAGCCGGGGATGCGGTACAAATGGCGTCGTTTTGCTCCGAAATTCGCATGGGCATGGCCAAGGCCGCGTCTTAG
- a CDS encoding PAS domain S-box protein, whose translation MSQPPSLPAPAALAEQFTACEARYRTLFDHAQLGIVLADAQSYYIDANPAACEMLGYSRDELVGLHASAIVVQAEAAQIGSVLDELQGRSNLCREGQFRRKDGTVFAAEVVTTTMPDGTLLGLIRDLSDRAAAQTYRDRMAAIVESTSDAIITTDLRGIVTSWNAGAEAIYGYTAAEMLGTPVARLYPPDKLEEATLILETVQRGDRIGRLETQRHTKTGQLIYVAIAASPLKDSRGTILGTSAIVRDITALKQRDRELARLSRLYAALSQINQAIVWATERDGLFQAVCQALVDDGGFCLAWIGWHCPDTGGLRPVAVCGEDAQATTAERSTSLATRALRSRRPYICNDALNETETDAQGRFRASAHFPISLEQTVVGVLNVYATQPNVFHDQEIALLEEAAGDLSFALNAFARDEARHQAEQALRDEKRFTDRMLESMPGILYFYDSKGHFLRWNQNFERVSGYSAAEIARMHPLDFFAGDDRARLEQRIEQVFTDGEASIEADFVAKDGTATPYFFTGQRVQFENTWCLVGVGIDISARRQAETRLAESERKYRELVEHANSIILRWNSEGRITFLNEYGQRFFGYSEAEILGRHVMETIVPPTESGGRDLEQLMHDLCADPTAFEQNINENLRRDGQRVWIAWTNRIELDADGSVAEILSVGTDMTARRQAEAEREKRHRAEAADRIKSAFLATMSHELRTPLNSIIGFTGIILQGLAGPLNAEQSKQLTMVRTSARHLLALVNDVLDISKIEAGQLDVACEPFDLHQSIAKVVATVRPQAAARQLELRVEVAPELGIAIADQRRFEQILLNLLSNAIKFTDYGEVALTAELVYAPPGADATSEMLRLRVVDTGLGIKAEDLPALFQPFRQIDSGLARTHDGTGLGLAICRRLVELMGGTIYAESTWGKGSTFTVTLPLQAPEAP comes from the coding sequence ATGTCGCAGCCCCCCAGTTTGCCAGCGCCAGCGGCTTTAGCCGAGCAGTTCACGGCCTGTGAGGCCCGCTATCGCACCCTGTTTGACCATGCCCAGCTCGGCATTGTGCTGGCCGATGCCCAGAGCTACTACATCGATGCGAACCCCGCCGCCTGTGAGATGCTGGGCTACAGCCGCGACGAGTTGGTTGGGCTGCACGCCTCGGCGATTGTGGTGCAGGCCGAGGCGGCTCAGATCGGCTCTGTCCTGGATGAACTGCAGGGGCGCAGCAATCTCTGCCGCGAGGGGCAGTTTCGCCGCAAAGACGGCACGGTGTTTGCAGCGGAGGTAGTGACCACCACGATGCCCGACGGCACTCTGCTGGGGCTGATTCGCGATCTGAGCGATCGCGCCGCCGCTCAGACCTACCGCGATCGCATGGCGGCGATTGTCGAATCGACCTCCGACGCCATTATTACTACCGACCTCAGGGGCATCGTCACCAGCTGGAATGCCGGAGCAGAGGCGATCTACGGCTATACTGCGGCTGAGATGCTCGGTACCCCTGTGGCGCGGCTGTATCCACCAGACAAGCTGGAGGAGGCCACCTTGATCTTAGAGACGGTGCAGCGGGGGGATCGCATTGGGCGGTTGGAGACCCAGCGGCACACCAAAACTGGGCAGCTGATCTACGTCGCCATTGCCGCGTCACCGCTTAAAGACAGCCGGGGCACCATTCTCGGTACCTCGGCCATTGTGCGCGACATTACGGCGCTGAAGCAGCGCGATCGCGAACTGGCCCGCCTGTCGCGGCTCTATGCGGCCCTCAGCCAGATCAACCAGGCCATCGTCTGGGCTACCGAGCGCGACGGCCTGTTTCAGGCGGTGTGCCAGGCCTTGGTAGACGACGGCGGCTTCTGCCTGGCCTGGATTGGCTGGCACTGCCCCGATACCGGCGGCCTCAGGCCGGTGGCCGTCTGCGGTGAGGATGCCCAGGCGACCACCGCCGAACGATCGACTAGCCTGGCCACTAGGGCGCTGCGATCGCGCCGACCCTACATCTGCAACGACGCCCTCAACGAGACCGAGACCGATGCCCAGGGCAGGTTTCGGGCCTCGGCCCACTTCCCCATCAGCCTGGAGCAGACCGTAGTGGGCGTGCTCAATGTCTACGCCACGCAGCCCAACGTCTTCCACGACCAAGAGATTGCCCTGCTGGAAGAGGCCGCTGGCGATCTCTCCTTTGCCCTCAACGCCTTTGCCCGCGACGAGGCCCGTCACCAGGCCGAGCAGGCCCTGCGGGACGAAAAGCGCTTCACCGACCGGATGCTCGAGAGCATGCCCGGCATTCTCTACTTCTACGACAGCAAGGGGCATTTTCTGCGCTGGAACCAAAACTTTGAGCGCGTCTCGGGCTACTCCGCCGCCGAGATCGCCCGCATGCACCCCCTCGACTTTTTTGCGGGCGACGATCGAGCCCGCCTAGAGCAGCGCATTGAGCAGGTGTTTACCGACGGTGAGGCGTCTATCGAGGCCGACTTTGTCGCCAAGGACGGCACCGCCACCCCCTACTTTTTTACCGGGCAGCGGGTGCAGTTTGAAAATACCTGGTGCCTGGTGGGCGTCGGCATTGACATCTCAGCGCGGCGGCAGGCCGAAACCCGGCTGGCCGAAAGCGAGCGCAAATACCGCGAGCTGGTCGAACACGCCAACAGCATCATTCTGCGGTGGAACTCCGAGGGGCGCATTACTTTTCTCAACGAGTATGGCCAGCGCTTCTTTGGCTACAGTGAAGCCGAGATCCTCGGTCGCCACGTGATGGAGACCATCGTGCCGCCCACCGAGAGCGGTGGCCGCGACCTGGAGCAGCTGATGCACGACCTCTGCGCCGACCCCACCGCCTTTGAGCAAAACATCAATGAAAACCTGCGCCGCGATGGCCAGCGGGTCTGGATCGCCTGGACTAATCGAATTGAGCTTGACGCTGACGGCAGCGTGGCGGAAATTCTCAGCGTGGGCACCGACATGACCGCCCGCAGGCAAGCCGAGGCCGAGCGCGAAAAGCGCCACCGGGCCGAGGCCGCCGATCGCATCAAATCGGCTTTTCTCGCCACCATGAGCCACGAACTGCGCACTCCGCTCAACTCCATCATTGGCTTTACGGGAATCATTTTGCAGGGCCTAGCCGGGCCGCTCAACGCCGAGCAGAGCAAGCAGTTGACCATGGTGCGCACCAGCGCCCGCCACCTGCTGGCCCTGGTGAACGACGTGCTCGATATTTCTAAAATTGAGGCCGGACAGCTGGACGTGGCCTGCGAACCCTTTGACCTGCACCAGTCGATTGCCAAGGTGGTGGCGACCGTGCGGCCCCAGGCGGCAGCTCGGCAGCTCGAGCTGCGCGTTGAGGTGGCCCCCGAACTGGGTATAGCGATTGCCGATCAACGTCGCTTTGAGCAGATTTTGCTCAACCTGTTGAGTAACGCTATTAAATTTACCGATTACGGCGAAGTCGCTTTGACCGCAGAATTAGTCTATGCACCCCCTGGGGCTGACGCGACTTCAGAAATGCTGCGTCTGCGGGTGGTTGACACCGGCCTGGGCATCAAAGCGGAGGATCTGCCTGCTTTGTTTCAGCCCTTTCGGCAAATTGACTCCGGACTGGCCCGCACCCACGACGGTACGGGGCTGGGGCTGGCAATCTGTCGTCGCCTAGTGGAGCTGATGGGGGGCACCATTTACGCCGAAAGCACCTGGGGGAAGGGCAGCACCTTTACCGTGACGCTGCCGCTGCAAGCACCGGAGGCACCATGA
- a CDS encoding PD-(D/E)XK nuclease family protein, whose amino-acid sequence MLSLTQGHLRLLEICPRRYQYTYLEHHTVPTDPAMVERQRWGTEFHRVMQQRDLGLPVEDVLQSDAALGAAVQSLLTAAPELFVSPPEGFRQSEHRRTLAFNGYNLTAIYDLLVMGPTGAQIIDWKTYQHPPQPAQLARDWQTRLYLYLLAETSPLAPEQVSMTYWFVAPPLTQAAPKPPSSIAIAYTAAQHRRTRADLQRLTDTLSALLLVASDLPKVDANLGYCTQCPFAVRCQRTSERYGSEGSLALPAIADIAEVPL is encoded by the coding sequence ATGCTCTCCCTTACCCAGGGCCATTTGCGCCTGCTGGAAATCTGTCCCCGGCGCTACCAGTACACCTACCTGGAGCACCACACGGTGCCCACCGACCCGGCCATGGTAGAGCGGCAGCGGTGGGGCACTGAGTTTCACCGGGTGATGCAGCAGCGCGATCTGGGCTTGCCCGTAGAGGATGTGCTGCAATCTGATGCGGCTTTAGGCGCGGCGGTGCAGAGTTTGCTGACCGCTGCGCCCGAACTCTTTGTGTCGCCGCCCGAGGGCTTTCGCCAGAGTGAGCACCGTCGCACCCTGGCTTTTAATGGCTACAATCTCACCGCCATCTACGATCTGCTGGTGATGGGGCCAACTGGCGCTCAGATCATCGACTGGAAGACCTATCAGCACCCGCCTCAGCCAGCCCAGCTGGCTCGCGATTGGCAGACCCGCCTGTACCTGTATCTCTTGGCCGAAACCAGCCCCCTGGCTCCGGAACAGGTGTCGATGACCTACTGGTTTGTGGCACCGCCGTTGACCCAGGCTGCGCCCAAACCGCCCAGCAGTATCGCGATCGCCTACACGGCGGCCCAGCATCGCCGCACCAGGGCCGACCTGCAACGGCTGACCGATACGCTGAGTGCCCTGCTGCTGGTGGCCTCCGATCTGCCCAAGGTGGACGCAAACCTGGGCTACTGCACCCAGTGCCCCTTTGCGGTGCGCTGCCAGCGGACGTCGGAGCGCTACGGGAGTGAGGGGAGCTTGGCCCTGCCTGCGATCGCCGATATCGCCGAGGTGCCCCTCTAG
- a CDS encoding response regulator encodes MKKTILLIEDNPQNRYLVQFLLETRGHTILQAETGPQGLALAAAALPDLILLDIQLPGMDGHAVACALKSDPLLKSIPVVAVTSYAMVGDREKCLAAGAEGYIEKPIDPESFGDEVERFLLAIPGDVAP; translated from the coding sequence ATGAAAAAAACGATTCTGCTGATCGAAGACAATCCTCAAAATCGCTATCTGGTACAGTTTTTGCTGGAGACGCGGGGCCACACAATTCTTCAGGCAGAAACTGGCCCCCAGGGGCTAGCGCTGGCGGCGGCGGCCCTGCCCGACTTGATTTTGCTCGACATTCAGCTGCCCGGCATGGATGGCCATGCTGTGGCCTGTGCCCTCAAAAGTGACCCGCTGCTTAAATCAATTCCCGTTGTGGCGGTGACCTCCTACGCCATGGTGGGCGATCGCGAAAAATGCCTCGCCGCTGGAGCCGAGGGCTACATCGAAAAGCCCATCGACCCTGAGTCCTTTGGAGACGAAGTAGAGCGGTTTTTGC